The genomic region AGTACAATTAATATCTGAATAGCATATTTTACTATTTTTTTATTTTTCATCATTATTTTAAACTCGTGATATTTATCACTTTCTCCTTTAAAAATACGAATTTTTATTAAAATCATTATGCTTTTTTCGATTTACCAATTTACTAAATAAAGAAATTTAAATTATATTTTATAATTTTTATAAATAAAAAATTCAACTTCGAAAGTTGAACTAAATTTTATATATTAAAACAGATGAATAGTATTTATGCAGATTTACACCAGTTTTTATATATTAAATTTTCCCCTTCCCGAAAAATAAAATTTTTTAATATAGGCAAGTCTCCTGACTAACTTCATCCTACTCATACCCTTCCCAAAATATAATTATATTCCAGTGGTTTTTCAGTACTTTCGTCAGTATCACAGTAGAGGTGGCTGTACCAGATTCCAACTAGTTTCCTTATTAAGTTTTACAACACCTATAAAATTATAAATTTAAAATTATTCTTTTGCTATATTAATAAACTTCTTCTAATTTATCCATAAACATTTCACGTATAAACTGATATTCTCCCATTCCCTTTAATAAAGGTGTTACTTCGTATCCTTCATTCTCAAGAACAGTTTTCCATGAATCATCCTCATCAGAAGCCATATCATTTTTGGCATGATCTCCTGCCACAATCATAAACGGCTTTAACAGTATTTTCTTAAATCCTCTTCCTTTTAACTTTTGGATAACATCTTCAATCGTCACTTTTCCTTCAACAGTTGCCACAAAAATATTATCTTTTCCAGCTTTCTCATATTCCTCTTGAAGCCGTTGATATGTACTGTCTGCGGCACTTTCAGATCCATGACCCATAAATACAATGGCATCGTTTCCTTCAAGATTGTTAAATTCTTCATTGCTCACAACTTTTTTAAAGTCTTCATCAGTTGCTAAAAGTGGTTTTGAAATTTTTCCATACTTGTTATTAAGTTTTGAATACTCAATTCCATCTAGAATATGTAAAGACATTGTAATAATCTCATCATATCCTTTATTTTTTAAAGCTTCTAACCCTTCCTCCTGATCAAATATGTGGATACCTTCTTTTCTTTCCACTATTCGTCTTATAACTCCTGAAGTGTAGGCTCTTTCCACATTTTCAGTTCCATATTTTGCTTCCACTTCTTTTTGAATCGAGTCAAGACATTTTTCTCTTGTATCCTTATGCGATGTACCAAAACTTGTTACTAAAATCGCCTTTCTCATAAACACTTCCTTTCCATCTAAAATTATTTACCTTACTGAATCTTTTAAATTTGATTATCAAACTATTCTATATATTTATATTATAATCGTTTTTTTCTTCTTTTGCAACTATTTTTTTAAATTTATTTAACATTTTTTCTACTGGATATAATTTTTTTGCTTTCCCTCAAACCTATTATTTATAGTCATCTTTTTCAATTTTCTTTGAAAATTATATTTTTATAGTAAAATTTAGATTAAATAAAAAAGGTATATAAATATATATACCCACATTTTAAATCTTTAAAATTTATTTTACTTTTGATTTTACATTTTGAAATAATCCTTCTACAAATTCTGCTTTAGTTGTATCACTTCCAGAAATTTTTACAGTTCCTACTATTTCCCGTGCAAAAGGGTACACATTGTAAGTCCATCCATTCTTTGTAGTAATTTGACGAATATTTTTATTTTCTGATGCCGCTACTTCTGTAACTTCTACCTGTCCTTTGTATTTGTTTTTTTCAAATAATTTCAAAATGCTTACAAGTGCAGATTCATCGTGCTTTTCTATAATAAACTCAACTTTATCTGCTCCTGAAAGGTTTTGATACATCTGTTTTGCAAAATCTCCGTCCTTTTTCATTCCAAAAAGAAGATTTGCAAGTCCTCCTCTATTTATTGTTCCTGATATTATTGGACTTTCATAATTGTCATTAATAACTCCAATTACAACTTTGTCAAAAGCTGAAAACGATAGTGTTCCAAAAATAATAAATAATGCTAAAATTAACTTTTTCATTTGTGTCTCTCCTTTTTTATTTTCTCCAGTTTTATAAAAAATTTTAGTTGATATTATATTTCTATCTTCTTCTGCCCTTCATAAATCCCCCACCAAGTCCTGGAATACCGCCACTGTTAAACATTTTCATCATTTGTTTCATTTGTTCAAACTGCTTTATCAATTTATTTACGTCATTTACCTGAACTCCGCTTCCTTTGGCAATTCTCATTTTACGGCTTCCGTTTTTTAGAAGTTTTGGATCACGTCTTTCCTGAACTGTCATTGAAAAAATGATTGCTTCGACCTTTTTCATTTCCTTTTCAGCCATTCCCATGTCAATCATGCTAGTGTCAACTCCTGGTATCATTTTCATAATTCCAGCAATTGATCCCATTTTTCTTATCATTTTAAACTGCTTTAAAAAATCTTCAAAGTCAAACTGGTTCTTTCTAAATTTTTCTTCCATTTTCTTGGCTTCTTTTTCATCAATAGCTTCCTGTGCCTTTTCTACAAGTGAAACAACATCTCCCATTCCAAGAATACGTGAAGCAAGCCTGTCTGGGTGAAATGGTGCGATATCATCCAGTTTTTCCCCTTCACTTATAAATTTAATTGGCTTTCCTGCAACTTCCTTTACTGAAAGGGCAGCCCCTCCACGAGTATCTCCATCCAGTTTTGTAAGTACAACCCCAGTAATATCAAGCTGTTCATTAAACTCTTTTGCCACGTTAACTGCATCCTGTCCAGTCATTCCATCAACTACAAGCAAAATTTCATTCGGATTAAAACTGTCCTTTATATCTTGCAGTTCATTCATAAGCTGTTCATCAATGTGCAGTCTTCCCGCCGTATCAATAATAACATAAGTCGCATGCTCATTTTTTGAAGCCTCAATTCCCTGTTTTACAATTTCCACCGCATCTGTACTTTCATCAATCGTAAATACAGGAACTTTCACTTGCTCTCCTAATACCTTCAATTGCTTTTTCGCAGCAGGTCTATAAACATCTGCCCCAATCAGAAATGGTTTTTCCCCTTTCGATTTTAAATGTTTTGCCAATTTTCCAGAAAATGTA from Leptotrichia hongkongensis harbors:
- the ffh gene encoding signal recognition particle protein, which encodes MFNNLGDRFKDIFKKVSGQGKLTESNMKDALREVRLALLEADVNYGVAKNFVAKIREKALGEHVISGVNPTQQFIKIVNDELVEVLGGSNVSIAKADKNPTIVMLSGLQGAGKTTFSGKLAKHLKSKGEKPFLIGADVYRPAAKKQLKVLGEQVKVPVFTIDESTDAVEIVKQGIEASKNEHATYVIIDTAGRLHIDEQLMNELQDIKDSFNPNEILLVVDGMTGQDAVNVAKEFNEQLDITGVVLTKLDGDTRGGAALSVKEVAGKPIKFISEGEKLDDIAPFHPDRLASRILGMGDVVSLVEKAQEAIDEKEAKKMEEKFRKNQFDFEDFLKQFKMIRKMGSIAGIMKMIPGVDTSMIDMGMAEKEMKKVEAIIFSMTVQERRDPKLLKNGSRKMRIAKGSGVQVNDVNKLIKQFEQMKQMMKMFNSGGIPGLGGGFMKGRRR
- a CDS encoding sirohydrochlorin cobaltochelatase, producing MRKAILVTSFGTSHKDTREKCLDSIQKEVEAKYGTENVERAYTSGVIRRIVERKEGIHIFDQEEGLEALKNKGYDEIITMSLHILDGIEYSKLNNKYGKISKPLLATDEDFKKVVSNEEFNNLEGNDAIVFMGHGSESAADSTYQRLQEEYEKAGKDNIFVATVEGKVTIEDVIQKLKGRGFKKILLKPFMIVAGDHAKNDMASDEDDSWKTVLENEGYEVTPLLKGMGEYQFIREMFMDKLEEVY